One window from the genome of Rhodopseudomonas sp. P2A-2r encodes:
- a CDS encoding sensor domain-containing diguanylate cyclase: MFRRKRGEMARRWPISAKLLILSSLVTILGFSAVCGTVLLDMRRAEEELARQTSENLATTIDADISRTIELYDRSLRAVIAGMQMPEVSTLSKPLRQLVLFDQAASASHFGAIQVFDAKGDLILDAANLDPLRENRADEQFFKVHRSDGEVGLFLSRPMLYRGAYSIVVSRRISDAEGSFAGVVVGAIRFTYFHELFDRLRLNPEDTISVVRRDGMVLMRTPFDLDLVGYGFRDRLLMRRLLIERSGAVWSAGSNDGVPRLYIWRNSGRHLVVVVGKATSNIYGTWQKQAIRIGAIMLGLICFVGAVSLFLAREINRRARAEGRLEELATTDALTGLRNRRKFDTEIETEWRRAIRQSGTLALLLIDADHFKQFNDTFGHQAGDHALKVIADCIQQSATRAGDCAARYGGEEFAVLLPGISATEALVVAERIRLRVSAVPAAPEALTVSIGVASMTPIVTMDHSDLVEAADKALYAAKDAGRNQSMIATPQHLMMAA, from the coding sequence ATGTTCAGGAGAAAACGCGGTGAAATGGCGCGGCGCTGGCCGATTTCGGCAAAGTTGCTGATTCTGTCGTCGCTGGTGACGATTCTCGGATTTTCCGCGGTGTGCGGCACGGTCCTGCTCGACATGCGCCGTGCCGAGGAAGAATTGGCGCGCCAGACCAGCGAGAATCTCGCCACTACCATCGATGCGGATATCAGCCGCACCATCGAACTGTACGATCGCTCGCTGCGCGCGGTGATTGCCGGTATGCAGATGCCGGAAGTCAGCACGCTGAGTAAGCCGCTTCGTCAGCTTGTGTTGTTCGATCAGGCCGCCAGCGCCAGCCATTTCGGTGCGATCCAGGTGTTCGACGCCAAGGGCGATCTCATTCTCGACGCCGCCAATCTCGATCCGCTCCGGGAAAACCGGGCCGATGAGCAGTTCTTCAAGGTCCACCGCAGCGATGGCGAAGTAGGCCTGTTCCTCAGCCGGCCGATGCTGTATCGCGGCGCCTATTCCATTGTGGTCAGTCGTCGCATTAGCGATGCGGAGGGCAGCTTCGCCGGCGTGGTGGTGGGTGCCATCCGCTTTACCTATTTCCACGAATTGTTCGATCGATTGCGACTTAATCCCGAGGACACCATTTCCGTGGTTCGCAGGGACGGCATGGTGCTGATGCGCACGCCGTTCGATCTCGATCTTGTCGGCTACGGCTTTCGCGACAGATTGCTCATGCGGCGGTTGCTCATTGAGCGGAGCGGCGCGGTCTGGAGCGCTGGATCGAACGACGGCGTCCCTCGACTCTACATCTGGCGCAATAGCGGCAGGCATCTGGTGGTGGTGGTCGGCAAAGCGACAAGCAACATCTACGGGACGTGGCAAAAGCAGGCGATCCGGATCGGCGCGATCATGCTCGGCCTGATCTGCTTTGTCGGCGCCGTCAGCCTGTTCCTCGCCCGTGAAATCAACCGACGCGCCCGCGCCGAGGGCAGGCTGGAAGAACTCGCCACCACCGATGCGCTCACTGGCCTGCGTAATCGCCGCAAGTTCGACACCGAGATCGAGACCGAATGGCGCCGCGCGATCCGGCAATCGGGCACGCTGGCGCTGCTGCTGATCGACGCCGATCATTTCAAGCAGTTCAATGACACGTTCGGGCATCAGGCCGGCGACCATGCGCTGAAGGTGATCGCCGATTGCATCCAGCAGTCGGCGACGCGCGCCGGCGATTGCGCAGCGCGCTATGGCGGCGAGGAATTCGCGGTGCTGCTGCCGGGGATTTCAGCCACGGAGGCGTTGGTCGTCGCCGAGCGCATCCGGTTGCGTGTGTCCGCCGTACCGGCGGCCCCCGAGGCGCTCACCGTCAGCATCGGCGTCGCCAGCATGACGCCGATCGTCACAATGGACCACAGCGATCTGGTGGAAGCCGCCGACAAGGCGCTCTACGCCGCGAAGGACGCGGGCCGCAACCAGTCGATGATCGCCACGCCGCAGCATCTGATGATGGCGGCCTGA
- the hemH gene encoding ferrochelatase — translation MSVVIPIERAPAATATAMQRVGVLLVNLGTPDTADARGVRVYLKEFLSDPRVIEDQGLLWKLILNGIILNTRPARKAKDYLKIWNNELNESPLKTITRAQSDKLAASIAGHTHVIVDWAMRYGNPSMQARIEALTAQGCDRILIVPLYPQYSAATSATVCDEAFRVLGTMRAQPTLRVTPPYYDEPDYIDALARSIESHVAALPFVPELIVASFHGMPQKYIDKGDPYQAQCIATMQALRKRMGLDGSKLMLTFQSRFGFDQWLKPYTDKTIEQLGKDGVKRLAVVMPGFSADCLETLEEIAQENAEIFKHAGGEHFSAIPCLNDSDPGMDVIRQLVLRELQGWI, via the coding sequence ATGAGCGTCGTCATTCCCATCGAGCGAGCCCCGGCGGCCACCGCCACGGCCATGCAACGCGTCGGCGTGCTGCTGGTCAATCTCGGTACGCCGGATACCGCCGATGCGCGCGGGGTGCGGGTCTATCTCAAGGAGTTCCTGTCCGATCCCCGGGTCATCGAGGATCAGGGCCTGCTGTGGAAGCTGATCCTCAACGGCATCATTCTGAACACGCGTCCCGCCCGCAAGGCCAAGGACTATCTGAAGATCTGGAACAACGAACTCAACGAATCGCCGCTCAAGACCATCACCCGTGCGCAGTCGGACAAGCTGGCGGCATCCATCGCCGGCCACACCCATGTCATCGTCGACTGGGCGATGCGCTACGGCAATCCGTCGATGCAGGCGCGGATCGAGGCGCTGACCGCGCAGGGCTGCGACCGCATCCTGATCGTGCCGCTCTATCCGCAGTATTCGGCGGCCACCTCGGCCACCGTCTGCGACGAGGCGTTCCGTGTGCTCGGCACCATGCGCGCGCAGCCCACGCTGCGGGTGACGCCGCCTTATTACGACGAGCCGGATTATATCGACGCGCTGGCGCGCTCGATCGAAAGCCATGTGGCGGCGCTGCCGTTCGTGCCGGAACTGATCGTGGCGTCGTTCCACGGCATGCCGCAGAAATACATCGACAAGGGCGATCCCTACCAGGCGCAGTGCATCGCCACCATGCAGGCACTGCGCAAGCGCATGGGGCTCGATGGATCGAAGCTGATGCTGACGTTCCAGTCGCGCTTCGGCTTCGACCAGTGGCTGAAGCCCTATACCGACAAGACCATCGAGCAGCTCGGCAAAGACGGCGTCAAGCGCCTCGCCGTGGTGATGCCCGGCTTCTCGGCCGACTGCCTGGAGACGCTGGAAGAAATCGCGCAGGAAAATGCCGAGATCTTCAAGCATGCCGGCGGTGAACATTTTTCAGCGATCCCCTGCCTCAACGACAGCGATCCTGGCATGGACGTGATCCGCCAGCTGGTGCTGCGCGAGCTGCAGGGCTGGATCTGA
- a CDS encoding outer membrane beta-barrel protein, with protein MRTGPATGRRQRAVALRALSAGLWLVGLGAPALAPAPAAAQALTSDLLRPTPGGFIAPQDMPLRRTGDARPGDSDSTSAISAPSRIGQLPTYGSGAAAGASDSGYDSLNRTRKRPKFYPGQVRPKPSPGPGSPPPALRPTLTNPPLSIPPSSTANKPPVSASVAGSAVGQPARRRLRPDDDPFGATGVYVGSFLVKSAVELGGGYDSNPARFVAPRSSSFYRIAPELLAASDWSRHSVIVDLRGSYTGYEKTFPAPAGQISSAPVDVARIDFTGKVNGRLDVTRDNRFNGEFRLRVGADNPGSPNIQAGLAKFPLFTATGSTVGFEQDFNRLQVKLDGTVDRIAYQDSQLTNGVSTTNNDRNYNQYGGVGRVSYEVLPGLRPFGEIQGDTRVHDTPVDRSLYQRDSNGGYVKAGTTFEFTRLLTGEVSIGYAARRYADPGLQDLKGLLTTASLVWTATPLTTAKFISVSSIDETTLAGVPGVLTRTYTFEVDHDFRRWLTAVGRFTYGTQDYQESTRFDQIYGISGDLVFKLNRELQIKAQVRHDRLESNLAGASTNATVVMLGVRLQR; from the coding sequence GTGAGGACAGGTCCAGCCACGGGCCGCCGCCAGCGCGCAGTTGCTCTGCGTGCGCTGTCGGCTGGTCTGTGGCTGGTCGGCCTCGGCGCTCCGGCGCTGGCGCCGGCACCGGCTGCCGCACAGGCCTTGACCAGCGACCTGTTGCGTCCGACGCCGGGCGGCTTCATCGCGCCGCAGGACATGCCGCTGCGCCGCACTGGCGATGCCCGACCGGGCGATAGCGACTCCACGTCGGCGATTAGCGCTCCGTCGCGAATCGGGCAACTGCCGACCTATGGCAGCGGCGCTGCCGCGGGTGCCTCGGACTCCGGCTACGATTCGCTGAACCGCACGCGCAAGCGGCCGAAATTCTATCCCGGACAGGTCAGGCCGAAGCCATCGCCTGGTCCCGGCAGTCCGCCGCCAGCCCTGCGTCCGACCCTGACCAACCCGCCGCTGTCGATTCCGCCGTCATCGACGGCGAACAAGCCGCCGGTGTCGGCATCGGTGGCCGGCAGCGCTGTCGGGCAACCAGCGCGCCGGCGGCTGCGGCCAGACGACGATCCGTTCGGCGCAACCGGCGTCTATGTGGGCAGTTTCCTGGTCAAGTCCGCGGTCGAACTCGGTGGCGGCTATGACAGCAATCCCGCGCGCTTTGTGGCGCCGCGCAGTTCGAGCTTCTACCGCATCGCGCCGGAGCTGCTGGCGGCGTCCGACTGGTCGCGTCATTCGGTGATCGTCGATCTCAGGGGCTCCTACACCGGCTACGAGAAGACCTTTCCGGCGCCGGCTGGCCAGATCTCCTCGGCGCCGGTCGACGTCGCCCGCATCGATTTCACAGGCAAGGTCAACGGACGGCTCGACGTCACCCGCGACAATCGCTTCAACGGCGAGTTTCGGCTGCGCGTCGGCGCCGACAACCCCGGTAGTCCGAACATTCAGGCCGGACTGGCGAAGTTTCCTTTGTTTACCGCGACCGGCAGCACGGTCGGTTTCGAACAGGATTTCAACCGTCTGCAGGTCAAGCTCGACGGCACGGTCGACCGCATCGCCTATCAGGACTCGCAGCTCACCAACGGTGTCAGCACCACCAATAACGACCGCAACTACAATCAGTACGGCGGTGTCGGACGCGTCAGCTACGAAGTTCTGCCTGGCCTGCGGCCTTTCGGCGAGATCCAGGGCGATACCCGTGTCCACGACACCCCGGTTGATCGATCCCTCTATCAGCGCGATTCCAACGGCGGCTACGTTAAGGCCGGCACCACCTTTGAATTCACCCGGCTGCTGACCGGCGAGGTCTCGATCGGCTATGCCGCGCGCCGCTATGCCGACCCGGGGTTGCAGGACCTGAAGGGGTTGCTGACCACAGCCTCGCTGGTATGGACGGCAACGCCGCTGACCACGGCAAAGTTCATTTCCGTCAGTTCGATCGACGAAACCACGCTGGCCGGCGTGCCGGGCGTGCTGACGCGTACCTACACGTTCGAAGTCGATCACGATTTCCGCCGATGGCTCACCGCGGTGGGCAGGTTCACCTATGGCACGCAGGACTATCAGGAGAGCACGCGGTTCGACCAGATCTACGGGATCTCCGGCGACCTGGTGTTCAAGCTCAACCGAGAACTGCAGATCAAGGCGCAGGTGCGCCACGACCGGCTGGAGTCGAACCTCGCCGGTGCCAGCACCAATGCGACCGTGGTGATGCTAGGCGTGCGGTTGCAGCGCTAG
- a CDS encoding DUF1007 family protein, which produces MLVVALAGSIGSAAAHPHVWVTAASELVYAPDGSITGVRHAWTFDDMFSTYALQGIETKTKGVYTREELAPLAQTNVESLKEFAFFTFAKADGKKQRFVDPVDYYLEYKDTALVLHFTLPFKTPFKTKQLALEVFDPTFFVDFGLQKKDPIRLVGAPASCTTAIERPSDGAATAQKIGEDNFMDGGANANFGAMFANKITVNCP; this is translated from the coding sequence ATGCTCGTTGTCGCTCTTGCGGGCAGCATCGGCTCCGCCGCCGCACACCCTCATGTATGGGTCACCGCAGCGAGCGAACTGGTCTATGCGCCGGACGGCAGCATCACCGGCGTGCGCCATGCCTGGACCTTCGACGACATGTTCTCGACCTATGCGCTGCAGGGCATCGAGACCAAGACCAAGGGCGTCTACACCCGCGAGGAACTGGCGCCGCTGGCGCAGACCAATGTGGAGTCGCTGAAGGAATTCGCCTTCTTCACCTTCGCCAAGGCCGACGGCAAGAAGCAGCGCTTTGTCGACCCGGTCGACTACTATCTCGAATACAAGGACACGGCGCTGGTGCTGCACTTCACGCTGCCGTTCAAGACCCCGTTCAAGACCAAACAACTGGCGCTCGAAGTGTTCGATCCGACGTTCTTCGTCGATTTCGGGCTGCAGAAGAAGGACCCGATCCGGCTGGTCGGCGCCCCGGCCAGCTGCACCACGGCGATCGAGCGTCCCAGCGACGGCGCCGCCACGGCGCAGAAGATCGGCGAGGACAATTTCATGGATGGCGGCGCCAATGCCAACTTCGGCGCGATGTTCGCCAACAAAATCACGGTGAACTGCCCATGA
- a CDS encoding KpsF/GutQ family sugar-phosphate isomerase, with product MARSKSAATDSQAQAAMTDQATAAISSALRTLDAEASGVTALAAALQSDLGPAFAAACDRIRNARGRLIITGLGKSGHIGRKIAATFASTGTPAFFVHAAEASHGDLGMITADDVILALSWSGEQAEMKNLITYAKRFRIPLIAMTANSESTLAQAADVSLALPKAREACPHNLAPTTSSLMLLALGDALAIALLEGRGFTSVDFSVLHPGGKLGAMLKYTRDLMHDGAAVPLKPLGTKMSDALVEMSSKGFGCVGIVDARGHIVGIVTDGDLRRHMRPDLMTVAVDEVMTKNPKTISRDLLAGEALEILNSSKITALLVTEAKKPIGIVHLHDLLRAGVA from the coding sequence ATGGCACGCTCAAAATCCGCAGCCACGGATTCGCAAGCTCAGGCGGCGATGACCGATCAGGCGACTGCTGCAATTTCCTCGGCGCTGCGCACCCTGGACGCCGAGGCCAGCGGCGTCACCGCGCTGGCTGCGGCACTGCAGTCAGATCTTGGCCCGGCCTTCGCTGCGGCCTGCGACCGGATCCGCAACGCCCGCGGCCGGCTGATCATCACCGGCCTCGGCAAGTCCGGCCATATCGGCCGCAAGATCGCCGCGACCTTCGCCTCCACCGGCACGCCCGCCTTCTTCGTCCACGCCGCCGAGGCCAGCCATGGCGATCTCGGCATGATCACCGCCGACGACGTCATCCTGGCGCTGTCGTGGTCCGGTGAGCAGGCGGAGATGAAGAACCTAATCACCTATGCCAAGCGCTTCCGCATCCCGTTGATCGCCATGACCGCCAACAGCGAGTCGACGCTGGCGCAGGCAGCCGATGTTTCGCTGGCTCTGCCCAAGGCGCGCGAGGCCTGCCCGCACAACCTGGCGCCGACCACCTCGTCGCTGATGCTGCTGGCGCTGGGCGACGCGCTGGCCATCGCGCTGCTCGAAGGCCGCGGCTTCACCTCAGTGGATTTTTCGGTGCTGCATCCGGGCGGCAAGCTAGGCGCCATGCTGAAATATACCCGCGACCTGATGCACGACGGCGCCGCGGTGCCGCTGAAGCCGCTGGGCACCAAGATGTCCGACGCGCTGGTGGAAATGTCCTCCAAGGGCTTCGGCTGCGTCGGCATCGTCGACGCCAGGGGCCACATCGTCGGCATCGTCACCGACGGCGACCTGCGCCGCCACATGCGGCCCGATCTGATGACCGTGGCGGTCGACGAGGTGATGACCAAAAACCCGAAGACCATCAGCCGCGACCTGCTGGCCGGCGAGGCGCTGGAGATCCTCAACTCCTCGAAAATCACCGCGTTGCTGGTCACCGAGGCGAAGAAGCCGATCGGCATCGTGCATCTGCACGATCTGCTCCGCGCGGGCGTGGCGTAA
- a CDS encoding NfeD family protein has translation MADMFITLGTWNWLIFGLLLMGLELLAPGVFMFWLGLAAFLVGVVSFVVTPSWQLQILLFALFAAAAVPLWRRIARQKPGVNPNPFLNKRSDALVGRICTLEKPIVDGEGIVRIDDTVWRVAGPDTPAGSKVRIVQADGASLTVAGI, from the coding sequence ATGGCCGACATGTTCATCACGCTGGGCACTTGGAATTGGCTGATCTTCGGCTTGTTGCTGATGGGACTGGAGCTGCTCGCGCCCGGCGTCTTCATGTTCTGGCTCGGCCTCGCCGCCTTCCTGGTCGGCGTGGTGTCCTTCGTGGTGACGCCGTCCTGGCAGCTGCAGATCCTGCTGTTTGCGCTGTTCGCCGCCGCCGCCGTGCCGCTGTGGCGGCGCATCGCGCGGCAAAAACCCGGCGTCAATCCCAACCCGTTCCTCAACAAGCGCTCCGACGCGCTGGTCGGCCGCATCTGCACGCTGGAGAAGCCGATCGTCGACGGCGAAGGCATCGTGCGGATCGACGACACCGTATGGCGTGTGGCGGGGCCGGATACGCCCGCCGGCAGCAAGGTCAGGATCGTGCAGGCCGATGGGGCGAGCCTGACGGTGGCCGGGATTTAG
- the galU gene encoding UTP--glucose-1-phosphate uridylyltransferase GalU, which yields MKIRKAVFPVAGLGTRVLPATKAMPKEMLTIVDRPLIQYVVDEAREAGIEHFIFVTGRNKGVIEDHFDKMFELDESLKSRNKTKEIAELARFQPEAGEMSFTRQQAPLGLGHAVWCAREIVGNEPFAVVLPDELVLNSPGCLKQMIDIANGLGEKSNLVAVEEVPAELTHQYGICGVGARHPTNASAFTIDGMVEKPPQGTSPSNLSITGRYILQPEIFKILETQERGAGGEIQLTDAMIGLAKSQKFYGVEFEGERHDCGSKSGFLRANIAYAMQRDDLRDGLRTEMKRYLEESR from the coding sequence ATGAAAATCCGCAAAGCTGTATTCCCCGTCGCAGGCCTCGGAACACGCGTGCTTCCTGCCACCAAGGCGATGCCCAAGGAAATGCTGACCATCGTCGACCGGCCGCTGATTCAGTATGTGGTCGACGAGGCCCGCGAGGCCGGCATCGAACATTTCATCTTCGTTACCGGGCGCAACAAAGGCGTCATCGAGGATCATTTCGACAAGATGTTCGAGCTCGACGAAAGCCTGAAGAGCCGCAACAAGACCAAGGAGATCGCCGAGCTGGCGCGCTTCCAGCCGGAAGCCGGCGAGATGAGCTTCACCCGCCAGCAGGCACCGCTCGGGCTGGGCCATGCGGTATGGTGCGCGCGCGAGATCGTCGGCAACGAACCCTTTGCCGTGGTGCTGCCGGACGAGCTGGTGCTCAACAGCCCGGGCTGCCTCAAGCAGATGATCGACATCGCCAACGGCCTCGGTGAAAAATCAAACCTGGTCGCGGTCGAGGAAGTGCCGGCGGAACTTACGCATCAATACGGCATCTGCGGCGTCGGTGCGCGCCATCCCACCAACGCGTCGGCCTTCACCATCGACGGCATGGTGGAGAAGCCGCCGCAAGGCACCTCGCCGTCCAACCTGTCGATCACCGGGCGCTACATCCTGCAGCCTGAGATCTTCAAGATCCTGGAAACCCAGGAACGCGGCGCCGGCGGCGAAATCCAGCTTACCGACGCCATGATCGGACTGGCGAAGTCGCAAAAATTCTACGGCGTGGAATTCGAGGGCGAGCGGCACGACTGCGGCTCGAAGTCAGGCTTCCTGCGTGCCAACATCGCCTATGCGATGCAGCGCGACGACCTGCGCGACGGCCTGCGCACCGAGATGAAGCGGTATTTGGAGGAGTCCCGGTAA
- a CDS encoding SPFH domain-containing protein → MTGFDIFAIAFVVLVILTLFAGVKTVPQGYDWTIERFGKFTRTLSPGLNIIIPYFDRVGRKVNMMEQVISIPEQEVITKDNATVTVDGVAFYQVFDAAKASYEVSDLTQAIVVLTMTNIRSVMGAMDLDQVLSHRDEINERLLRVVDAAVSPWGLKVNRIEIKDIVPPADLVEAMGRQMKAERVKRADILQAEGQRQSEILRAEGAKQGQILQAEGRREAAFLDAQARERAAEAEAKATEMVSNAIASGDVAALNYFIADKYIKAFGQIADSPNQKIIMLPIEAMGVLGSLAGIGEIAKATFGESAASAQTAARRGSVPPTGPVPPVPPRS, encoded by the coding sequence ATGACCGGTTTCGACATCTTTGCCATCGCCTTCGTCGTGCTGGTCATCCTGACCCTGTTCGCCGGCGTCAAAACCGTGCCGCAGGGCTATGACTGGACCATCGAGCGGTTCGGCAAGTTTACCCGCACGTTGTCGCCCGGCCTCAACATCATCATCCCGTATTTCGATCGCGTCGGCCGCAAGGTCAACATGATGGAGCAGGTGATCTCGATCCCTGAGCAGGAGGTGATCACCAAGGACAACGCCACCGTGACGGTGGACGGCGTTGCCTTCTACCAGGTGTTCGACGCCGCCAAGGCCAGTTACGAGGTCTCCGATCTCACCCAGGCGATCGTGGTGCTGACCATGACCAATATCCGCTCGGTGATGGGCGCCATGGACCTCGATCAGGTGCTGTCGCATCGCGACGAGATCAACGAGCGGCTGTTGCGCGTGGTCGATGCCGCGGTGTCGCCGTGGGGCCTCAAGGTCAACCGCATCGAGATCAAGGACATCGTGCCGCCCGCCGATCTGGTGGAAGCGATGGGCCGGCAGATGAAGGCCGAGCGCGTCAAGCGCGCCGATATCCTGCAGGCGGAAGGCCAGCGCCAGTCGGAAATTCTGCGTGCGGAAGGCGCCAAGCAGGGCCAGATCCTGCAGGCCGAAGGCCGCCGCGAGGCCGCGTTCCTCGACGCCCAAGCCCGCGAGCGGGCCGCGGAAGCCGAGGCCAAGGCCACCGAGATGGTCAGCAATGCCATCGCCAGCGGCGACGTCGCGGCGCTCAACTACTTCATCGCCGACAAGTACATCAAGGCGTTCGGCCAGATCGCCGACTCGCCGAACCAGAAGATCATCATGCTGCCGATCGAGGCGATGGGCGTGCTGGGTTCGCTGGCCGGGATCGGCGAGATTGCCAAGGCGACCTTTGGTGAAAGCGCCGCCTCGGCGCAGACCGCGGCCCGCCGCGGTTCGGTGCCGCCGACCGGGCCGGTCCCGCCGGTGCCGCCAAGGAGCTGA
- a CDS encoding lytic murein transglycosylase → MDVCDENAARVDPEAADPDVRRGGAGCTAGVGGAAFGCIGAIAGSPFSLFDNIFGGSPPPQAALPPAPGSGGVQPWSGEDGASGHPLMTAVAIRQAADNFDNCVAGLWPDAARRGISQDSFQRFTAGLTPDLRIMDLMDSQPEFTKAIWDYLDILVNDTRMARGREVLAQYKSIFDAAEKAYGVDRYIIASIWGIESNYSTQMGDRNVLRSTATLACVGRRQAYFKDEFLVALEILHRGDLRPEQMRGSWAGAFGPTQFMPTAFKRFAVDGDGDGRRDVVDNPTDLIFSTANNLKKDGWQSGQSWGYEVALPQGFNFMLADKAKAMTLSQWENLGLKRANGQPFPRAAEKAYLLAPAGAGGPGFLMQQNFRVIMKYNPAEAYALAIGHFADRLRGGPPFVQPWPRQERVLSRAERLELQQLLVQRGFYKGTPDGQFGGQTREALRSFQASIGAPADGFASSEVLDRLRGR, encoded by the coding sequence CTGGATGTTTGCGATGAGAATGCTGCGCGTGTCGACCCTGAAGCCGCCGATCCGGATGTTCGCCGCGGTGGCGCTGGCTGCACTGCTGGTGTCGGCGGTGCAGCCTTCGGCTGCATCGGCGCAATCGCAGGGAGTCCGTTCAGCCTGTTCGACAACATTTTCGGAGGTTCGCCGCCGCCGCAGGCAGCGCTGCCGCCAGCGCCCGGAAGCGGCGGCGTGCAACCATGGAGCGGCGAGGACGGCGCTTCCGGCCATCCGCTGATGACCGCTGTCGCGATTCGCCAGGCCGCCGACAATTTCGATAACTGCGTCGCCGGGCTGTGGCCTGATGCCGCACGGCGCGGCATTTCGCAGGACAGCTTCCAGCGCTTCACCGCGGGCCTGACCCCGGACCTGCGGATCATGGACCTGATGGATTCGCAGCCGGAATTCACCAAGGCGATCTGGGATTACCTCGACATCCTCGTCAACGACACCCGCATGGCCCGCGGCCGCGAGGTGCTGGCGCAGTACAAGTCGATCTTCGATGCCGCCGAGAAGGCCTATGGCGTCGACCGCTACATCATCGCCTCGATCTGGGGCATCGAATCCAACTACTCGACGCAGATGGGCGACCGCAACGTGCTGCGCTCCACCGCGACGCTGGCCTGCGTCGGCCGCCGCCAGGCCTATTTCAAGGATGAATTCCTGGTGGCGTTGGAGATCCTGCACCGCGGCGACCTGCGCCCGGAGCAGATGCGCGGCTCGTGGGCCGGCGCGTTCGGGCCGACCCAGTTCATGCCTACCGCGTTCAAGCGCTTCGCCGTGGACGGCGACGGCGACGGCCGCCGCGACGTGGTCGACAACCCCACCGACCTGATCTTCTCCACCGCCAATAATCTGAAGAAAGACGGCTGGCAGAGCGGCCAGAGCTGGGGCTACGAAGTGGCGCTCCCCCAGGGCTTCAACTTCATGCTGGCCGACAAGGCCAAGGCGATGACGCTCTCGCAATGGGAGAATCTCGGGCTGAAGCGCGCCAACGGCCAGCCGTTTCCGCGCGCGGCCGAGAAGGCCTATCTGCTGGCGCCGGCCGGCGCCGGCGGCCCGGGCTTTCTGATGCAGCAGAATTTTCGCGTCATCATGAAGTACAATCCGGCCGAGGCCTATGCGCTGGCGATCGGCCATTTCGCCGACCGGCTGCGCGGCGGCCCGCCTTTCGTGCAGCCCTGGCCGCGTCAGGAACGCGTACTGTCGCGCGCGGAGCGGCTCGAACTGCAGCAATTGCTGGTGCAGCGCGGCTTCTACAAGGGCACTCCGGACGGCCAGTTCGGTGGCCAGACCCGCGAGGCGCTGCGCAGCTTCCAGGCCTCGATCGGCGCGCCGGCCGACGGCTTTGCGTCGTCGGAGGTGCTGGACAGATTGCGCGGGCGCTAA